A window of the Brachyhypopomus gauderio isolate BG-103 chromosome 14, BGAUD_0.2, whole genome shotgun sequence genome harbors these coding sequences:
- the LOC143475606 gene encoding uncharacterized protein LOC143475606 yields MYFLNTILEVSELESSLDGADASELGREELARHSSHVPRTSQHVSIPEAHETSLVLSLEQEGPGQSQTHGCRLPSSGSATETVEVNVEQSDQDSEVPSTQRRSRREMQPSPPGQAVRRRYSTRERTRKESPRPPPWLINLMFDIEAATKHELTVE; encoded by the exons ATGTATTTCCTCAACACCATTCTGGAAGTTTCCGAGCTGGAGTCGTCCCTGGACGGAGCCGACGCCTCTGAACTGGGCCGGGAGGAACTCGCCCGACACTCATCACACG TGCCCAGAACCTCCCAACACGTGTCCATCCCTGAGGCCCATGAGACATCCTTGGTCCTCTCTCTGGAACAAGAGGGCCCGGGACAATCGCAGACACACGGCTGCCGTCTCCCAAGTTCAGGTTCTGCTACGGAGACCGTGGAGGTCAACGTGGAACAGAGTGACCAGGACAGTGAAGTACCCTCCACACAGAGGAGGTCTAGACGTGAGATGCAGCCCTCCCCCCCAGGACAGGCTGTGAGGAGACGCTACTCTACCAGGGAGAGGACCCGAAAG gagAGCCCTCGCCCGCCTCCGTGGCTGATCAATCTTATGTTTGACATCGAAGCCGCCACCAAGCATGAGCTCACTGTGGAGTAA
- the igfbp1b gene encoding insulin-like growth factor-binding protein 1b isoform X2, with product MWALPLFVVLVSIPAPGDLSPVLAPEPIRCAPCSPETLSSCPPVSSNCPEVLKEPGCGCCLACALAKGDLCGVHTAPCGTGLRCTPRPGDPHPLHSLTRGHGFCTEYETQEDGDVTDRGSLHYLLGLNKPLDPEAQESIKAKINAIRKKLVELGPCHTELHSALDTISTSQQALGEKFTAFYLPNCDKHGFYKAKQCETSLVGQPVRCWCVSSWSGKRIAGSSDVSSDGLCQQEVAH from the exons ATGTGGGCACTACCGTTATTTGTCGTGTTGGTCAGCATCCCTGCACCGGGTGACCTGTCGCCCGTCTTAGCTCCAGAACCAATCCGGTGCGCGCCGTGCAGTCCGGAGACATTGAGCAGCTGCCCCCCCGTGTCCTCTAACTGCCCCGAGGTGTTGAAGGAACCTGGATGTGGATGTTGCCTGGCCTGCGCCTTGGCCAAGGGGGATCTGTGCGGGGTTCACACGGCGCCCTGCGGCACCGGCCTGCGCTGCACCCCGAGACCCGGTGACCCGCACCCACTCCACTCGCTCACCCGGGGACACGGGTTCTGTACCGAATACGAGACCCAAG AGGATGGGGACGTAACGGACCGGGGCTCTTTACACTATTTACTGGGACTCAATAAACCACTGGACCCGGAGGCGCAGGAGAGCATCAAGGCCAAAATTAACGCGATCCGAAAGAAACTTGTAGAACTG GGTCCATGTCACACGGAACTGCACTCGGCTCTGGACACCATCTCCACGTCGCAGCAGGCATTGGGCGAGAAGTTCACTGCATTTTATCTTCCCAACTGTGATAAGCACGGTTTCTACAAGGCCAAACAG TGTGAGACGTCTCTTGTGGGCCAACCTGtgcgctgctggtgtgtgtcctCCTGGAGCGGGAAGAGGATCGCAGGATCCAGTGATGTGAGCTCCGACGGCCTCTGTCAGCAGGAAGTCGCTCACTGA
- the igfbp1b gene encoding insulin-like growth factor-binding protein 1b isoform X1 translates to MWALPLFVVLVSIPAPGDLSPVLAPEPIRCAPCSPETLSSCPPVSSNCPEVLKEPGCGCCLACALAKGDLCGVHTAPCGTGLRCTPRPGDPHPLHSLTRGHGFCTEYETQGASFDQDSNEQAQSSQFATHRNDEKLQNVMLENNLLTEDGDVTDRGSLHYLLGLNKPLDPEAQESIKAKINAIRKKLVELGPCHTELHSALDTISTSQQALGEKFTAFYLPNCDKHGFYKAKQCETSLVGQPVRCWCVSSWSGKRIAGSSDVSSDGLCQQEVAH, encoded by the exons ATGTGGGCACTACCGTTATTTGTCGTGTTGGTCAGCATCCCTGCACCGGGTGACCTGTCGCCCGTCTTAGCTCCAGAACCAATCCGGTGCGCGCCGTGCAGTCCGGAGACATTGAGCAGCTGCCCCCCCGTGTCCTCTAACTGCCCCGAGGTGTTGAAGGAACCTGGATGTGGATGTTGCCTGGCCTGCGCCTTGGCCAAGGGGGATCTGTGCGGGGTTCACACGGCGCCCTGCGGCACCGGCCTGCGCTGCACCCCGAGACCCGGTGACCCGCACCCACTCCACTCGCTCACCCGGGGACACGGGTTCTGTACCGAATACGAGACCCAAGGTGCGTCTTTCGACCAAGATTCAAACGAACAAGCTCAGAGCTCCCAGTTTGCTACTCACCGTAACGATGAAAAGTTACAGAACGTAATGTTAGAAAATAATCTCCTTACAGAGGATGGGGACGTAACGGACCGGGGCTCTTTACACTATTTACTGGGACTCAATAAACCACTGGACCCGGAGGCGCAGGAGAGCATCAAGGCCAAAATTAACGCGATCCGAAAGAAACTTGTAGAACTG GGTCCATGTCACACGGAACTGCACTCGGCTCTGGACACCATCTCCACGTCGCAGCAGGCATTGGGCGAGAAGTTCACTGCATTTTATCTTCCCAACTGTGATAAGCACGGTTTCTACAAGGCCAAACAG TGTGAGACGTCTCTTGTGGGCCAACCTGtgcgctgctggtgtgtgtcctCCTGGAGCGGGAAGAGGATCGCAGGATCCAGTGATGTGAGCTCCGACGGCCTCTGTCAGCAGGAAGTCGCTCACTGA